DNA sequence from the Deinococcus multiflagellatus genome:
CAACAACACGCTGTATGGCCTCAGCGTGTCGCAGTTTCTGAACGGCACCTCGGGCACGGTGTCGGGCAACGTGGTCACCACGACGGCGCCGGTCCTGGACACCTCGCACCCGTTCACGCGCTAAACCAGCTTGGTTGGGGCTGGGGGCGGCAGAAGAGGTGGGCTCTGGGCCAGGCTTGGGCAAGGGGTGGAGGGCGCCCGCTATGGTGCGGCGCTGAGACCTGCGGGGCTGGGTGCGCGCCGTATGCCCGCTCTGCCCCTCAGCACTGGGCAGCCGGATGCTCAGGCGTGATAAGGGTTCCGGTTGATCAGTTATTCCATAACTGATCAACCCGACCGGAGGGAGAAGGAAAAACGGTGACGGATAGGAGTGGAAGCACCGAAGCGACGCGGAGGGGCTGTAACGGATGATCCGGAATCCGTATGACATCCAAAAGGCGTGGGTTCAGAGCGGAACCCAGAGTCACCCCGGGCTTTACCCTCAACAGCTCTGGGCGAACGAAGCGGGTGCCAGGGAAGGACAGCGGCGCCTTCGGCATTGAGGGGCCGCTGTTTGGGCTCAGGGTGGAGCTGGCAGCCACTATCACGGCCGGGCGACGTGTGGGCGCCTGTGCTGCCTGGCGAGGCGTTCAAACCGGACGTCAAGGCCCTCGCCACACCCTCTCGCCTTTGCGCGTACGACTGGCCCTCTCCCCTGGCACCAAAGGAAGAGGCGGCCTGTCGCCGCCCCTGATTGCTCTCACTGCTCCTGAACGCGGACCTCGTCGCCCTCGCCCGGGTGCTCCAGGCGGAAGCCGTCGGGTAAGAAGTCGCGGACGTAGCCGCTGACCACGTGGCCGTGCTGGTTGGTGCACACCACCCGGGCGTCCGGGGCAAATTCAAACAGCACCTGCCGGCAGGCGCCGCAGGGGCTGGCGGGCGGCGTGGCCTCGGAGTAGACCACGATGTCGGTAAAGTCGCGCCCGCCAGCGGTGGCCATCGCCTGCACGGC
Encoded proteins:
- the cdd gene encoding cytidine deaminase yields the protein MTNRLNLTPDPQLLDGAKAAFKQAYAPYSRFHVGAALRTADGRVYFGANVENASYGLGRCAEQSAVQAMATAGGRDFTDIVVYSEATPPASPCGACRQVLFEFAPDARVVCTNQHGHVVSGYVRDFLPDGFRLEHPGEGDEVRVQEQ